The stretch of DNA GATTAATTCGCTCTGAAAACGACCATGGAACCATCGTCCTGATAGATGATCGATTTTTACACAACCACTACCAGAGCCTTCTGCCCGAGGAGTGGAATGAGTTTACTATTTTATAATAAGCGATAGTTGATAAGCTGCCTAAAAATAGGCAGCTTATTTTTTAAAAAAAGGTGACAAATAGGGGAATCATCACATATAATTAAACAAAAGTTGCACGAGGTAAAAACTTTGAAAGTGGGGAAAGAGAGATGGATAAACCTAAAACAATGAAATTGGTTCAAGGGGAAAAGGGAAATTTAATAAAAATAACATCCTTAAATTTAGATGGTGTGATGAGACGAAGACTGCTAGATTTAGGCTTTGTGAATGGAGCGTTAGTAGAAGTTGTTCGTAAGAGTCCATTAGGAGACCCTATTGCTTTTCGTGTGAGTCAAACAACGATTGCCTTACGAAAAGAGGAAAGTTCCAAAATTGAGGGGGAGCTGATTTCTGATGCGGGATGAATATCGCATTGCATTAGCAGGAAATCCGAATACGGGTAAAAGTACCTTATTTAATGCTCTTACAGGGCTTCGTCAGCATACAGGGAATTGGGCAGGAAAAACTGTTTCACATGCACAAGGAAGTGTTCAGTATAAAGACAAAACCTTTCATCTGATTGACCTTCCTGGGACATATTCACTTTTTTCCAACTCAACAGATGAAGAAGTAGCACGCAATTATATTGTTTTTGAGAAACCAGATATTACGCTTGTAATTCTAGATGCCACCTCATTAGAAAGAAACTTCAATTTGGCATTACAAGTGCTAGAGATGACAAAAAACGTAGTGATTTGTATAAATTTAATCGATGTTGCAGAACAGCGTGGGATTCATATAAATGAAAGGTTGCTGACAAATCGATTAGGTGTACCAGTAATTAAAATTTCTGCAAGGAATAAAAAGGGGTTTCCTATGCTCCTAGATACGATAGATCGTATTGTGACAGGAGCAATAGAATGTAATCCGGTACAAATCACGTATCCTGATGAAATAGAAGAAAAGATCAAACAAATTGAGCCAAAAGTTCGGGGAATCGTCGGAAATCATCTTTCTGCCCGCTGGGTTTCTTTAAGATTACTAGATGGTGATGAGGCTTTACTTAATGAACTAAGTAAGCGGTTAGTGGTAGCTGAGGAGGTATAGGAAATGAGTCTTCAAGAGCTTTATGCAGAAGCACGAAGTTTGTCAACATCAGAGGTTAGAGATGAGATTGTCCAACATCTATACGACCGGAGTCATAAATTATGTCATGAAGGCATTTCTTACACGAAATCAAAACAGGATTTGCGTACGGAAAAATTGGATGCGATCTTTACCTCACCAATATTCGGATTCCCAATTATGATTACCATGCTAGGTGTACTGTTCTATTTAACAATTGCTGGAGCGAATATCCCTTCATCAATGTTAGCCGAATTTTTTGGATTCCTCGAGGGATATCTTACTTCATTCTTTCAGTTCCTGCATGCGCCTGATTGGGTTCACGGAATATTAGTTCTCGGGTTGTATCGGGGAACGACGTGGGTCATCAGTGTGATGTTGCCGCCAATGGCAATTTTCTTTCCAACCTTTGCTCTTCTTGAAAACTATGGTTATCTGCCAAGAGTTGCCTTTAATATGGATCGTTTGTTTAAGAGGGTGGGAGCACACGGTAAGCAATCCTTAACAATGGCAATGGGCTTTGGCTGTAATGCAGCCGCTGTCATATCGACACGAATCATTGAATCTCCAAGGGAGAGAATGCTTGCCATACTGACAAATAACTTTGTACCATGCAACGGACGCTGGGGAACATTGATAGTATTAGCTTCTCTGTTTATGGCTGCTAATTTTACAGGTGGGTTAAAATCCTTGGTTACCACAGGGGTTATTGTCGGAATTGTATTATTTGGAATTATCGTCACTTTTTTTGTCTCATGGGTTTTGTCAAAAACGGCTTTAAAGGGAGTCCCTACACATTATACTTTAGAGCTCCCGCCTTACCGAAGGCCAAAGATTTTTGATACGGTGATACGTTCTTCTTTAACTAAATCGTGGTCGGTTTTAGTACGTGCGGTTAAAGTTGCTGCTCCAGCAGCCATCCTCACATGGGTGTTCGCAAATATCTATATCGGTGATACAAGTATTTTGATGTATGCAGTGGAATTTTTAGACCCGTTTGGAAAAATGCTCGGCCTTGACGGGTATATTATGATGGCATTTATTCTTGGGTTACCGGCTAATGAGATTGTCTTGCCTATCCTTTTAATGGGTTATTTATCAACAGGTTCCTTAACTGAAGTTGATAATTTAGCGGACTTAAAGAATATTTTCCTTGATCATGGATGGACGTGGCTGACCGCGTTAAATATGATGTTATTTTCACTATTGCACTATCCATGCGGAACTACATTGATTAATATTTACAAAGAAACAAAAAGTAAAAAATGGACCGTCATGGCCTTCCTTATCCCAACAGTCATCGCCATCTTGGTTCCATTAATCATTACCCAAACGGTTAGAATGCTTGGAATTCTATAAAATAAGAAAGACACCTGAATGAACTCTCAAGTGTCTTTTTTCATGAAAAAATTTATTTTCTATTTTTTATCTCTTCCGTCACTACGAATGCAAGGTCATCGTTTCCAAACAAGGATAATACACCTAGTAGAGTTTCATCAGGCACTTCACCAGCTTCTTCCTTCGGTACGGTTAACTCAAGGGCTTCCCTCAATGCAGGGTTGGTTGCTTGGTTAGGGTAAGCCCTTATGTATAATTCTTCCGGATTAAGGTTGTGATTTATGCACCATTGGGCAAATACGAGGATCATCATTTTCTCTTCCCCGCGATAATTATCAATGATCTTTTCTTCTACCTCTTTTTGATTCATTTGAACTCTCCTTACAAAAAACTTTATAGCACAATTATATCGGATTTTTAACTATGTTGCTGAGATTTTTGATAAGTATCATACTAACTTAGATTAATTTCAATGGTTTTATGAGATACTGTTTGAAGGTAGAAAATTTTCCTTAGGGGTGGAATGAACATGAGTAAAATTGAAATTGGTGAGATTTTTACAATTAGTGATGAAAATGACGATGAACAGGAAGTAGAAGTACTTGGAGTTATGACGATTGAAGGCTCAGAGTATGTGGCCGTCGCATTTGCTGACGAAGTGAAACAAGAAACGGAAGAGGATATTGATATCTTCTTTTTGAAAGTTGATGAGGATGGAGATTTTACAGCGATTGAAAGTGATGAGGAATTTGATAAGGTATCTGAGGCTTTTGATGATATGATGGAAGAAGATGATGAATAGCTTACTTTGGGAGAGAGGTATACCTCTCTTTTTTTTGATTCTGAACCTACTGGAAAAAATATGTATGTAAACATTTTTATTTGGCATACTAACATGGAGAATATTTACAAAGGAGACTTTCATGTTTATTGAAGAGGGTTCAAAGTATCAAATTTCCCAAGGTATCAAAGATTTTTTTAATTCTGCTGAATTAATGACGGTGAAAAGTAATAATGGTATCACGGTCCAATTCATTCTTGGAGACAGTAAAGGTCATGGGTCCATGCCAGTTGAACATATGAATTACTTATTGAAAAGGTCTAATTTAACGCAAATCCCGAGTAAACGAGCTTTATTGAATACGGACCAAAATGAGGAACAGATTGGATAACATGTATATAAAAATAATTATGGCATTGCTCTGAAAAAGCAATGCTTTCTTTATGGTAAAATTGGGTATATATATGACAAGAAGAGTGGAAATGGATAGGAGTGAGGATGATGGAAGTTAAATTTCAAAAACTTGAAGGTTCATCGATTTCATATGTGGATAAAGGAGAAGGAATGCCAGTTGTTCTTCTTCATGGTTTTTGTGGTAGTTCTCGTTATTGGGAAGAGGTCATACCAGAATTATCAAGAAACTACCGGGTAATTGCACCAGATTTGCCCGGACATGGGGAATCAAAAACACCTTCAAATGGTTCGACGATTGAAGCGTTGGCAGATCGGATAAAAGAACTTATCGATGGGCTAAATTTAGAGAAGGTAATGATGTTCGGGCACTCCTTGGGAGGGTATATTACTCTTGCTTTTGCTGAGAAGTATAGTAATCAATTAAATGGATTCTCTTTAGTTCATTCCACTGCATATCCAGATTCAGATGAGGCTAAAAAGGGAAGACAAGGAAACATTGAAAAAGTGATGCAGCAGGGAGTCCGGCCTCTAATTGATGGGTTAGTACCCAAGCTTTTTTCTCCTGATCATAAGGATGAAGAATATGTAGAAACAGCAAAGGAGATTGGTTACGGAACGACACAAGAGGGTACCATTCATGCATTGCAAGCAATGAAAGACAGACCTGACCGTAATCATGTATTAGAAAATACAGAGTTACCTGTCCTATTATTAGCAGGGGAACAAGACCAAATCATCCCAGCAGAAAAAACATTCTCAGTGACAAAACCTAATATTACTCATTCAGTGATAAAATCTTCGGGACATATGAGCATGTACGAAAATCCTAAATATTTGATAAGAAAGATGCAAGAGTTTATGTTTAGGAAGGATTAGAAATAAAAAAGGTTCCCAACCGTATGGGGAACCTTTATCCTTGTTAGGGAAGTAATACAGGTATTTCTGTTTCTGGATTTAGAGCTCCCCCAAATTCACCATTAACAAACCCAGCAATAATAACTTGTCCATCGCTAGTATAAAAAGGAACAACAACGATAATAACAGTTTTCTTAGGATCTTCGTTGTTTTTTGCTACCTGGATGAAAGATACTCCTTTGAAAGAATACCCAGCAGTTATAAGCGTTTCTTTTGCTGATTTAAAATTTTGACTGCTTAATAAGTCAGCCACAATAATATTCCTTTCCACGCCTACAACTGGTACACATCCACAATCCTCATTATCCGCTGCTTTTGCAGTATTCCCCGTAGTGACAAAGAGGGATAAAGCGATTAAGGCACCAAATAATAATGTTAATAATTTCTTCATCTTTCTACCTCCTTTTTTCAACTCCTTATTTCATTCTCCTTTTTTCGACATTCTCCTTCAAAAAACTTGGAAAAACATTCGACAAATACCATATTTTGTGACGAATTCATGTCGTGTATAATCTAGACGCTAAAAAGTAAACAATAAAAAGCTGAACCATCTTTTAAAGAGAGTTCAGCTTCATATCGTTAATCGTTCTTAACCGAATAGTATTTTACAGGTTCCTTATTGGAATCCTTCAAAACATTGTAAATAGATGAAGTTAAACTATGAGAGCCTTGTGCATCGAGCCCCGCTTCCCAGAGCATCATCCCACCTAAGCTGTGGTCCAATGCCAGTTTCGTTTTCTTTTTCATCGTTGCATCGCCATTATAATAATAGGTTGTTCCGTTCATCTTTACTGTATCACTATTTGCATTGGCAGGGTTTTCGTTAATGATCGCCCCATAAGATACCTGTTTAATTTTTGGATCAGCAGGTTGTGCGTAAAGAGGTACACCTAATACTAGCTTTTCTGTTGGGTAATGGTATGTTTCAAATAAATGAGTCCAATAGGTTACAATTTTTTCGGTAAACGGGTATGGTGATAAGTTTGCTCCATTATATCCACCATCCCACTGTCCGTCGTAAGCCATAATATTAACATGATCCACATCGGCGAACATCGATGG from Bacillus sp. SLBN-46 encodes:
- a CDS encoding ferrous iron transport protein A, which gives rise to MKLVQGEKGNLIKITSLNLDGVMRRRLLDLGFVNGALVEVVRKSPLGDPIAFRVSQTTIALRKEESSKIEGELISDAG
- a CDS encoding FeoB small GTPase domain-containing protein; protein product: MRDEYRIALAGNPNTGKSTLFNALTGLRQHTGNWAGKTVSHAQGSVQYKDKTFHLIDLPGTYSLFSNSTDEEVARNYIVFEKPDITLVILDATSLERNFNLALQVLEMTKNVVICINLIDVAEQRGIHINERLLTNRLGVPVIKISARNKKGFPMLLDTIDRIVTGAIECNPVQITYPDEIEEKIKQIEPKVRGIVGNHLSARWVSLRLLDGDEALLNELSKRLVVAEEV
- a CDS encoding nucleoside recognition domain-containing protein, with translation MSLQELYAEARSLSTSEVRDEIVQHLYDRSHKLCHEGISYTKSKQDLRTEKLDAIFTSPIFGFPIMITMLGVLFYLTIAGANIPSSMLAEFFGFLEGYLTSFFQFLHAPDWVHGILVLGLYRGTTWVISVMLPPMAIFFPTFALLENYGYLPRVAFNMDRLFKRVGAHGKQSLTMAMGFGCNAAAVISTRIIESPRERMLAILTNNFVPCNGRWGTLIVLASLFMAANFTGGLKSLVTTGVIVGIVLFGIIVTFFVSWVLSKTALKGVPTHYTLELPPYRRPKIFDTVIRSSLTKSWSVLVRAVKVAAPAAILTWVFANIYIGDTSILMYAVEFLDPFGKMLGLDGYIMMAFILGLPANEIVLPILLMGYLSTGSLTEVDNLADLKNIFLDHGWTWLTALNMMLFSLLHYPCGTTLINIYKETKSKKWTVMAFLIPTVIAILVPLIITQTVRMLGIL
- a CDS encoding DUF1292 domain-containing protein, yielding MNMSKIEIGEIFTISDENDDEQEVEVLGVMTIEGSEYVAVAFADEVKQETEEDIDIFFLKVDEDGDFTAIESDEEFDKVSEAFDDMMEEDDE
- a CDS encoding alpha/beta hydrolase yields the protein MEVKFQKLEGSSISYVDKGEGMPVVLLHGFCGSSRYWEEVIPELSRNYRVIAPDLPGHGESKTPSNGSTIEALADRIKELIDGLNLEKVMMFGHSLGGYITLAFAEKYSNQLNGFSLVHSTAYPDSDEAKKGRQGNIEKVMQQGVRPLIDGLVPKLFSPDHKDEEYVETAKEIGYGTTQEGTIHALQAMKDRPDRNHVLENTELPVLLLAGEQDQIIPAEKTFSVTKPNITHSVIKSSGHMSMYENPKYLIRKMQEFMFRKD